The Desulfuromonas versatilis genome has a segment encoding these proteins:
- a CDS encoding vWA domain-containing protein, producing MGCLKNNRGAVLVLVAAGMTVLVGLAGLALDAGMAYGVKAKLSSALDAAAIAAAKASSGGEAQARQAADKFFAANFPDGYLGSHPALGEVRVATNRDTGTVSVTVDSSATVPTAFMRVLGMDNIEVAARAQVVRQDLDMAFVVDNTTSLRQGSLGDVTDDVIRSAKAFIDKFNQDTDRVALIKYAYGAEVPVEIKKSGRGFEKNRIRREIERFNFGTNSNPNFTNSCEGFWRAKAQLESISTNRSSIRAIVFFTDGAPNTFSSTFVFDGPWGDGRTRSGSLRSGDNLPDPDNANRESGLWDHTRINSSIGSFHNFSRYVRRLPPYYDPRRTGDSEFRLFYPGSRRATSSAVDYDNINRISRNLLEDMAAAARRSNIYVFTLGLGSRLRDPSGPDSENGEDLLLRMANDRNMLGNKKLAADFRADEVSGLYCHAADESELDACYDRLASAIMRLTM from the coding sequence GTGGGTTGCCTAAAAAACAACAGGGGGGCAGTTCTGGTCCTGGTTGCTGCCGGAATGACGGTCTTGGTGGGCCTTGCTGGACTCGCACTGGATGCGGGCATGGCCTACGGGGTGAAGGCCAAACTTTCCTCGGCTCTGGATGCCGCGGCCATAGCTGCTGCCAAGGCCTCTTCCGGGGGAGAGGCGCAAGCCAGGCAGGCCGCTGACAAGTTCTTTGCCGCCAACTTTCCCGATGGATATCTAGGGTCCCATCCTGCCTTGGGCGAGGTGCGTGTAGCTACCAACCGTGACACCGGGACGGTGAGCGTGACTGTCGACTCCTCGGCAACAGTACCCACAGCTTTCATGCGGGTATTAGGCATGGACAATATTGAGGTCGCGGCAAGAGCTCAGGTTGTCCGGCAGGATTTGGACATGGCTTTCGTGGTTGACAACACCACATCATTGCGGCAGGGCAGCCTGGGGGATGTCACGGACGATGTTATACGAAGTGCCAAAGCCTTCATTGACAAATTCAACCAGGACACTGACCGAGTGGCGCTTATCAAATACGCCTATGGTGCGGAGGTCCCTGTTGAAATAAAAAAAAGTGGCAGGGGCTTTGAAAAAAACCGGATCAGAAGAGAGATCGAAAGATTCAATTTCGGGACCAATTCAAATCCTAATTTTACCAACTCCTGCGAGGGGTTTTGGCGAGCCAAGGCTCAGCTTGAGAGCATCTCTACTAATCGTTCCAGCATCAGGGCAATTGTGTTTTTCACCGATGGTGCTCCAAATACTTTTTCATCAACTTTCGTCTTCGACGGTCCTTGGGGCGATGGCAGAACGCGTTCGGGTTCATTGCGAAGCGGCGATAACCTTCCGGACCCGGACAATGCGAATAGAGAAAGCGGCCTTTGGGATCACACGAGAATCAATTCCTCCATCGGCTCATTTCACAATTTCTCCAGGTACGTCAGACGTTTGCCTCCCTATTACGATCCGCGTCGAACAGGAGACAGCGAATTTCGCCTTTTTTACCCCGGCAGCAGGAGGGCGACAAGCAGTGCTGTCGATTATGACAATATCAACAGGATTTCCCGAAACCTCCTTGAAGATATGGCCGCTGCTGCGAGAAGAAGCAACATCTATGTCTTTACTCTCGGGTTGGGATCCAGACTGCGAGATCCCTCAGGCCCTGACAGCGAAAATGGAGAAGACCTTCTTCTTCGTATGGCCAATGACCGAAACATGCTGGGGAATAAAAAGCTCGCAGCGGATTTCCGAGCCGATGAGGTCTCGGGGCTTTATTGCCATGCTGCGGATGAGTCGGAACTGGACGCCTGCTATGACCGGTTAGCCAGTGCCATAATGCGCCTCACCATGTAA
- a CDS encoding DUF2845 domain-containing protein: protein MLLGMVLLIPGMVNEQVLGRDKPLVLGELYGLLQKENYSRAYELASDYLEKATDREIARLKAKAGEMQLYRYVLQIPARDIEINRRLYEILQSMNPDQEIYRRKYAHYHSLAMQMDRRADSRLSAMPEDLLAGGENAPPADLQALIAEQKVRIGMSMEDVRRSWGQPAETSQRQGGAAPYTQWVYPDWRYVFFENGRCTAFTRGTGRTTFN from the coding sequence ATGCTTCTGGGCATGGTCCTGCTGATACCGGGCATGGTCAACGAGCAAGTGTTGGGCAGGGACAAGCCGTTGGTACTGGGGGAGCTGTACGGCCTGCTGCAAAAGGAGAATTATTCCCGGGCCTATGAGCTGGCAAGCGACTACCTGGAAAAGGCAACCGATCGGGAAATAGCCAGATTGAAGGCCAAAGCCGGGGAGATGCAGCTCTATCGATATGTGTTGCAGATACCTGCGCGGGACATTGAGATCAATCGGCGGCTTTATGAAATTCTGCAGAGTATGAATCCCGATCAGGAAATTTATCGCAGGAAATATGCGCACTACCATTCACTTGCCATGCAGATGGACCGACGCGCCGATAGCCGGCTCTCCGCCATGCCGGAGGACCTTTTGGCGGGCGGGGAAAATGCTCCGCCTGCCGATTTGCAGGCGCTGATTGCCGAGCAAAAGGTTCGTATCGGCATGAGCATGGAGGACGTCCGGCGCAGTTGGGGGCAGCCCGCCGAGACGAGTCAGCGGCAGGGGGGGGCAGCTCCCTACACGCAGTGGGTTTACCCGGACTGGCGTTACGTTTTTTTCGAAAACGGACGCTGTACGGCCTTCACCCGCGGCACCGGTCGCACCACCTTCAATTGA
- a CDS encoding OmpA family protein, whose product MKLPRWISGPLTLVWLGCLLVSAAEAAPSGPGKLSLSLLGGYQLFEGNQGLDDGPVVGAALGYNFTSRWGIEGAVRYVNTETDAQPEVDVRVFSLQLDALYHVLPNQRLIPYLAAGAGLYWTDRDPGASDEDLMVNWGIGLKYFINDGLALRGDIRHILDFNTSDNREDRELFHNLASTAGLSFVFGDADSPTLAVGQWLEKLFPPPAKNIAVADPDPDLDSDGDRIFDVADQCPDTPAGELVDELGCPAGPDEPVYLAIRPVFDPGWVTVAAWEPEEAKQVAGFILAHPERRYTVEVHTDNLGPAEYNLRITQRQADSVRKYLVDNYGIPAESIAAVGYGEVWPVADNGTPQGRERNRRIAILASPEGDKDVEIRRRRDSQSKVQVPLVRPEKVTFSSL is encoded by the coding sequence ATGAAATTACCCAGATGGATTAGCGGACCCCTGACCCTGGTCTGGCTGGGGTGCTTGTTGGTTTCGGCGGCCGAGGCCGCCCCGTCCGGCCCGGGCAAACTCTCCCTGAGCCTGCTGGGGGGGTACCAGCTTTTCGAGGGGAACCAGGGGCTGGACGATGGTCCCGTGGTGGGGGCGGCGCTCGGCTACAATTTCACCAGCCGCTGGGGCATCGAGGGGGCCGTCCGTTATGTGAACACGGAAACCGACGCTCAGCCGGAGGTGGATGTCCGGGTCTTCTCCCTGCAGTTGGATGCCCTCTACCATGTGCTTCCCAACCAGCGGCTGATTCCCTACCTGGCGGCCGGCGCCGGCCTTTACTGGACGGACCGGGATCCCGGCGCCTCCGATGAAGATTTGATGGTCAACTGGGGCATCGGCCTGAAGTATTTCATCAACGACGGGCTGGCCTTGCGCGGCGACATCCGCCACATTCTGGATTTCAACACCAGCGACAACCGGGAGGACCGGGAGCTGTTCCACAACCTGGCATCAACGGCCGGGCTGAGCTTTGTGTTCGGCGATGCCGATTCGCCGACCCTGGCGGTGGGCCAATGGCTGGAAAAGCTGTTTCCACCCCCAGCGAAAAATATCGCCGTTGCCGACCCGGATCCGGACCTGGACAGCGACGGGGACCGGATTTTCGACGTAGCCGACCAGTGTCCCGACACCCCAGCAGGTGAGCTGGTCGACGAATTGGGATGTCCGGCCGGTCCCGATGAGCCGGTCTACCTGGCGATCCGGCCGGTATTCGATCCCGGCTGGGTGACGGTGGCCGCCTGGGAACCCGAAGAGGCAAAGCAGGTGGCGGGATTCATTCTGGCCCATCCCGAGCGGCGCTACACCGTCGAGGTGCATACCGACAACCTGGGACCGGCCGAGTACAACCTGCGGATCACCCAGCGCCAGGCCGACAGTGTGCGCAAGTATCTGGTGGACAATTACGGAATCCCTGCCGAGAGCATTGCGGCGGTCGGCTATGGAGAGGTCTGGCCGGTGGCCGACAACGGCACCCCGCAGGGGCGGGAACGCAACCGCCGTATCGCCATTCTTGCCTCCCCGGAAGGGGACAAGGATGTTGAAATCCGCAGAAGGCGGGACTCGCAGAGCAAGGTGCAGGTCCCCTTGGTCAGGCCGGAAAAGGTGACCTTTTCATCCCTGTAG
- a CDS encoding 4Fe-4S dicluster domain-containing protein, with product MKALTQTELETFLHALQPAWDVRAPIRLSDGTRALGRLEEGPLALLGGRIPRKPTDVFFAQQEKVFDALPDGSFRQEEPPQKPLFVLGFTAEDLECLEFIDRFFSSGFADDIYLRKRSGAVIGGLTGKCGSAGELLRIAGGTCDLELVFDGERFIVAAYSEAGEKLEAAMTCAESGASLEDLRRASEALPQDNRRLLEQASALLIAERVPDAFWAEIGERCIACTGCNLVCPTCTCFGVQDWRYPTHIERSRMWDSCQLDAFMREASGHNPLGSEALRTRRRIHHKLAADLRRWGHLTCYLCGRCDTTCPTGIGIVAVAREMVARHAGETARLQG from the coding sequence ATGAAAGCACTGACCCAAACCGAACTCGAAACCTTCCTCCACGCCCTGCAGCCCGCCTGGGATGTACGCGCCCCAATCCGCCTGAGCGACGGCACCCGCGCCCTGGGCCGGCTGGAGGAGGGGCCGCTGGCCCTGTTGGGCGGGCGCATCCCCCGCAAGCCGACGGACGTGTTCTTCGCCCAGCAGGAAAAGGTCTTCGACGCCCTGCCCGACGGCAGCTTCCGGCAGGAAGAGCCTCCGCAAAAGCCGCTTTTCGTGCTCGGCTTCACCGCCGAGGACCTGGAGTGCCTGGAATTCATCGACCGCTTTTTCAGCAGCGGTTTTGCTGACGATATCTACCTGCGCAAGCGCAGCGGGGCGGTGATTGGCGGACTGACGGGAAAATGCGGTTCGGCGGGGGAGCTGCTGCGGATTGCGGGAGGCACGTGCGACCTGGAACTGGTCTTTGACGGGGAACGCTTTATCGTCGCGGCCTACAGCGAGGCCGGGGAAAAACTGGAGGCGGCCATGACCTGCGCCGAAAGCGGTGCTTCGCTGGAGGACCTGCGGCGCGCCTCCGAGGCCCTGCCCCAGGACAACCGCCGCCTGCTCGAGCAGGCCTCGGCGCTGCTCATAGCCGAGCGCGTCCCCGACGCATTCTGGGCCGAGATCGGCGAGCGCTGCATCGCCTGCACCGGCTGCAACCTGGTCTGCCCCACCTGCACCTGCTTCGGCGTGCAGGACTGGCGCTACCCGACTCACATCGAGCGCAGCCGCATGTGGGACTCGTGCCAGCTCGACGCCTTCATGCGCGAAGCGAGCGGCCACAACCCCCTGGGCAGCGAGGCCCTGCGCACCCGCCGCCGCATCCACCACAAGCTCGCCGCCGACCTGCGCCGCTGGGGGCACCTCACCTGCTACCTCTGCGGCCGCTGCGACACCACCTGCCCCACCGGCATCGGCATCGTCGCCGTGGCCCGGGAGATGGTGGCGCGTCATGCTGGGGAAACCGCCCGGCTACAGGGATGA
- the fdhF gene encoding formate dehydrogenase subunit alpha has protein sequence MKKTLTTCPYCGTGCALYLLADDAGRLIGVEPSGTHPTSRGGLCVKGWNAHAFVHHPERLTTPLLRRGGRLEPASWDEALELVAEKLRGIALEHGPDALMFFSSAKATNEENYLLMKLARAVFATNNVDHCARLCHASTVVGLAETFGSGAMTNSIACVDEADCILVTGSNTTEQHPLIGSRILQAKQRGARLIVADSRRIRLARLADLHLRQRNGSDVALVNGLMHVILREGLEDKAFIEARTENFAALQQEVAAWTPQRAAAVTGLAPEQIVEAARMFAAAKRAMVVYSMGITQHSHGVDNVRAIANLALLTGNLGRPGTGVNPLRGQNNVQGACDMGALPNVLTGYQKVADPAVRVKFAAAWGVERLPEAPGLMATRAMNLAAEGRMKGFFILGENPMLSDPDQQHVRRALESLDFLVVQDIFLSATAELADVVLPAACYAEKDGSFTSTERRVQRVRKGVEPPGAARADWEILGELAARLGYGGMTYGQPAEIMEEIAALTPSYAGIDYPRIETLGLCWPCPDKRHPGTPILHRESFARGKGLFSPTGYQPPAELPDAEFPLLLTTGRTYFHWHTGTMTRRTHLLDREERCAFVELNPEDARELGVRHGEPVLVASRRGEVTARTRVTEMVPPGTIFMPFHFEEGAVNALTHNVLDPEAGIPEYKVCGARVRKKA, from the coding sequence GTGAAAAAGACCCTGACCACCTGCCCCTACTGCGGCACCGGCTGCGCCCTCTACCTGCTGGCCGACGACGCCGGCCGGCTGATCGGCGTCGAGCCGAGCGGCACCCACCCGACCAGCCGCGGCGGGCTCTGCGTCAAGGGCTGGAACGCCCACGCCTTCGTCCACCACCCCGAGCGGCTGACCACGCCGCTGCTCCGCCGGGGCGGGCGCCTCGAGCCCGCATCCTGGGACGAGGCCCTCGAACTGGTCGCCGAAAAGCTGCGGGGGATCGCCCTCGAGCACGGGCCCGACGCGCTGATGTTCTTCTCCTCGGCCAAGGCGACCAACGAAGAGAACTACCTGCTGATGAAGCTGGCCCGGGCGGTTTTCGCCACCAACAACGTCGACCACTGCGCCCGGCTCTGCCACGCCTCCACCGTGGTCGGGCTGGCCGAAACCTTCGGCTCGGGGGCGATGACCAACTCCATCGCCTGCGTCGATGAGGCCGACTGCATCCTGGTCACCGGCTCCAACACCACCGAGCAGCACCCGCTGATCGGTTCGCGCATCCTGCAGGCCAAGCAGCGCGGCGCCAGGCTGATCGTCGCCGACAGCCGCCGCATCCGCCTCGCCCGCCTCGCCGACCTGCACCTGCGCCAGCGCAACGGCTCGGATGTGGCCCTGGTCAACGGCCTGATGCACGTGATCCTGCGCGAGGGGCTGGAAGATAAGGCCTTCATCGAGGCGCGCACCGAGAACTTCGCCGCCCTGCAGCAGGAGGTCGCCGCCTGGACGCCGCAGCGCGCCGCCGCCGTCACCGGCCTCGCCCCGGAGCAGATCGTGGAGGCGGCGCGCATGTTCGCCGCGGCCAAGCGGGCGATGGTGGTCTATTCCATGGGGATCACCCAGCACAGCCACGGCGTCGACAACGTGCGGGCCATCGCCAACCTGGCCCTGCTCACCGGCAACCTCGGCCGCCCCGGCACCGGCGTCAACCCGCTGCGCGGCCAGAACAACGTGCAGGGGGCCTGCGACATGGGCGCCCTGCCCAACGTCCTCACCGGTTACCAGAAGGTGGCCGACCCCGCGGTGCGGGTCAAGTTCGCCGCCGCCTGGGGCGTGGAGCGGCTGCCCGAGGCGCCGGGGCTGATGGCCACCCGGGCCATGAACCTGGCCGCCGAGGGGCGCATGAAGGGCTTTTTCATCCTCGGCGAAAACCCCATGCTCTCCGACCCCGACCAGCAGCACGTGCGCCGGGCCCTGGAGAGCCTCGATTTCCTGGTGGTGCAGGACATCTTCCTCAGCGCCACCGCCGAGCTGGCCGACGTGGTGCTGCCCGCCGCCTGCTACGCCGAGAAGGACGGCAGCTTCACCTCCACCGAGCGCCGCGTGCAGCGGGTGCGCAAGGGGGTCGAGCCGCCCGGCGCAGCCCGGGCCGACTGGGAGATTCTCGGCGAGTTGGCCGCCCGCCTCGGCTACGGCGGGATGACCTATGGCCAGCCCGCCGAGATCATGGAGGAGATCGCCGCGCTGACCCCGAGCTACGCCGGCATCGACTACCCGCGCATCGAGACCCTCGGCCTCTGCTGGCCCTGCCCGGACAAGAGGCACCCCGGCACCCCGATTCTGCACCGGGAGAGCTTCGCCCGCGGCAAGGGGCTTTTCAGCCCCACCGGCTACCAGCCCCCTGCCGAACTGCCCGACGCCGAGTTCCCCCTGCTGCTGACCACCGGCCGCACCTATTTCCACTGGCACACCGGCACCATGACCCGGCGCACCCACCTGCTCGACCGCGAGGAGCGCTGCGCTTTCGTCGAGCTCAACCCCGAGGACGCCAGGGAACTCGGGGTACGCCATGGCGAGCCGGTGCTGGTCGCCTCCCGCCGCGGCGAGGTAACGGCCCGGACGCGGGTCACCGAGATGGTCCCCCCCGGCACCATCTTCATGCCCTTCCACTTCGAGGAGGGCGCGGTCAACGCCCTGACCCACAACGTGCTTGACCCCGAAGCCGGCATCCCCGAGTACAAGGTGTGCGGGGCGCGGGTTCGGAAAAAGGCTTAA
- a CDS encoding FAD/NAD(P)-binding protein: MPRNPSSNSGHTRADSLYIPATCRIEAVSELTPQEKLFRVSLPDGRPLGHRPGQFVQVSLLGWGEAPISVASSPTREGYFELGVRQAGTLTSAMHRLEPGDTLGIRGPFGNPFDLERMSGRDLLLISGGCGLAPLRSLIQYCEDRPEQFGRVCILYGAKSPADILFKEEIRTWEASASFACATTVDNLPGGACYEGQVGQVTRLIPPLEIDAPRTLAAIVGPPVMYRPVIDELKQKGLTEAQIAISLERHMRCGVGKCGHCTIEHLYCCSDGPVFWLSEVSGLRGAL, translated from the coding sequence ATGCCCCGAAACCCCAGCTCAAACTCTGGACATACCCGGGCGGATTCGCTCTACATTCCGGCGACCTGCCGCATCGAGGCGGTCAGCGAGCTGACGCCGCAGGAGAAGCTGTTCCGGGTGAGTCTGCCTGACGGCCGGCCGCTCGGCCACCGGCCGGGGCAGTTCGTGCAGGTCTCGCTGCTCGGTTGGGGTGAGGCGCCGATCTCGGTGGCCAGTTCGCCAACCCGGGAGGGATATTTCGAACTGGGAGTGCGCCAGGCAGGGACCCTGACCTCGGCCATGCATCGGCTTGAGCCCGGCGATACCCTCGGCATCCGCGGCCCTTTCGGCAACCCCTTCGACCTCGAGCGGATGAGCGGCCGCGATCTGCTGCTGATCTCCGGCGGCTGCGGGCTGGCGCCGCTGCGCTCGCTGATCCAGTACTGCGAAGACCGCCCCGAGCAGTTCGGCCGGGTGTGCATCCTCTACGGCGCCAAGAGCCCGGCGGACATCCTGTTCAAGGAAGAGATCCGCACCTGGGAGGCCTCGGCGAGTTTCGCCTGCGCCACCACCGTCGACAACCTGCCCGGCGGCGCCTGCTACGAGGGTCAGGTCGGCCAGGTCACCCGCCTGATCCCGCCGCTGGAGATCGATGCGCCGCGCACCCTGGCGGCCATCGTCGGTCCGCCGGTGATGTACCGCCCGGTCATCGACGAGCTGAAGCAGAAGGGCCTGACCGAGGCGCAGATCGCCATCAGCCTCGAGCGCCACATGCGCTGCGGGGTCGGCAAGTGCGGCCACTGCACCATCGAACACCTCTACTGCTGCAGCGACGGCCCGGTCTTTTGGCTGAGCGAGGTAAGCGGCCTGCGGGGGGCGCTGTGA
- a CDS encoding dihydrofolate reductase, with translation MTDPKIYLIVAMTRSRVIGRDATLPWHLPAELQLFKRLTLGRTVLMGRRTFASIGRPLPERHNIIVSRTLGEVPGAEVHSSFDAALAAARRRGEDVFILGGASIYRLALPLADGLYISWIRADYPGNIYFPDFDLGLWQAEQVEEYPEFTHAFYRRAA, from the coding sequence ATGACCGACCCGAAAATCTACCTCATCGTCGCCATGACCCGTAGCCGCGTCATCGGCCGCGACGCCACCCTGCCCTGGCACCTCCCCGCCGAACTGCAGCTGTTCAAGCGGCTGACCCTCGGCCGCACGGTGCTCATGGGGCGCAGGACCTTCGCCTCCATCGGCCGGCCGCTCCCCGAACGGCACAACATCATCGTCAGCCGCACCCTGGGCGAGGTCCCGGGGGCCGAGGTCCACAGCAGCTTCGACGCGGCCCTCGCCGCGGCCCGCCGGCGCGGGGAGGATGTCTTCATCCTCGGCGGGGCGAGCATCTACCGGCTGGCCCTGCCGCTCGCAGACGGCCTGTACATCTCCTGGATCCGCGCCGACTACCCCGGCAATATCTATTTCCCCGACTTCGACCTCGGCCTCTGGCAGGCCGAACAGGTGGAAGAATATCCCGAGTTCACCCACGCCTTCTACCGGCGCGCGGCCTGA
- a CDS encoding gp16 family protein, producing MDEEYRRRALAKIHIAKKELELDEPEYREMIAAVAPGKESSGDLNEVELHQLLDRFHELGWRPRIRRAQKRPFVPMVWKARNLWLELHRRGQVRNPSWAALGRFAKRMTGVGDLRQLNERQAGVVIEALKQWLNRPPPSPTS from the coding sequence ATGGATGAGGAATACCGCCGCCGGGCCCTGGCCAAAATCCATATCGCCAAAAAGGAACTCGAGTTGGATGAGCCCGAGTACCGGGAGATGATTGCCGCGGTGGCCCCCGGCAAGGAATCCTCAGGCGATCTGAACGAGGTCGAACTCCACCAGCTGCTGGATCGTTTTCATGAGCTGGGCTGGCGGCCGAGAATCCGCCGGGCGCAAAAACGCCCCTTCGTTCCCATGGTCTGGAAGGCCCGCAATCTGTGGCTGGAACTGCACCGGCGGGGCCAGGTCCGCAACCCCAGCTGGGCGGCCCTGGGGCGGTTCGCCAAGCGGATGACCGGGGTCGGTGATCTGCGCCAACTCAACGAGCGGCAGGCCGGGGTGGTCATCGAGGCCCTCAAGCAATGGCTGAACCGCCCTCCGCCCAGCCCCACTTCCTGA
- a CDS encoding DUF302 domain-containing protein → MAIQGSYFFGKTVPYPFDQTVARVKEALQEQGFGILTEIDVQDKLREKLGVSFRPYRILGACNPAMAHRALQAEINLGVLLPCNVVVYVGDDDRTQVVAMDPVGAMGMVGNPAMETLARQVKELLARALDNL, encoded by the coding sequence ATGGCAATCCAGGGGTCGTATTTCTTCGGCAAGACCGTGCCCTACCCCTTCGACCAGACGGTCGCCCGGGTCAAGGAGGCCCTGCAGGAGCAGGGGTTCGGGATTCTCACCGAAATCGACGTGCAGGACAAGCTCAGGGAGAAGCTGGGAGTTTCCTTCCGGCCCTACCGCATTCTGGGAGCGTGCAATCCCGCAATGGCCCACCGGGCTCTGCAGGCGGAAATCAACCTGGGTGTGCTGCTGCCGTGCAACGTGGTGGTTTACGTGGGCGATGACGACCGCACCCAGGTGGTGGCCATGGACCCGGTGGGGGCCATGGGCATGGTGGGCAATCCGGCCATGGAAACCCTGGCCCGGCAGGTCAAGGAGCTGCTGGCCCGGGCGCTCGACAATCTCTGA